A single region of the Hyphomicrobiales bacterium genome encodes:
- a CDS encoding Chloramphenicol acetyltransferase, whose amino-acid sequence MTKLSETALIHPTAAVKDSELGRYVEIGARCHVAFSRMGDYSYAVEGTQIAYADIGKFSNIAAHVRIYASMHPMDRASLHHFSYRSSWYFDGETDDADFFDWRADSRITIGHDTWIGHGAVVMPGVTIGTGAVVGSNAVVTRDIPDFAIAVGVPAKTIRQRFPDGVAQALLDLAWWDWPHERLHQALPDFRTMAAEDFIDKYK is encoded by the coding sequence ATGACCAAATTGTCCGAAACGGCGCTGATCCATCCGACCGCCGCGGTCAAGGACAGCGAATTGGGCCGTTATGTCGAGATCGGCGCCCGGTGCCATGTCGCGTTCTCGCGCATGGGTGACTATTCCTATGCTGTCGAGGGCACGCAGATCGCCTATGCGGATATTGGCAAGTTTTCCAATATCGCCGCGCATGTGCGCATCTACGCCAGCATGCATCCCATGGATCGCGCCTCTCTGCACCACTTTTCCTATCGGTCGAGCTGGTATTTCGACGGTGAGACCGACGATGCCGACTTCTTCGACTGGCGGGCCGACAGCCGCATCACGATCGGCCACGACACGTGGATCGGCCATGGCGCGGTCGTCATGCCGGGCGTGACGATCGGGACGGGCGCGGTTGTCGGCTCGAATGCGGTCGTGACGCGTGACATTCCCGATTTCGCGATCGCCGTCGGCGTGCCTGCGAAGACAATCCGCCAGCGGTTCCCCGATGGCGTGGCGCAAGCCTTGCTGGACCTTGCCTGGTGGGACTGGCCGCACGAGAGATTGCATCAGGCGCTGCCCGATTTTCGCACCATGGCGGCTGAGGACTTCATAGATAAATACAAATAA
- the phnL gene encoding methylphosphonate degradation complex subunit PhnL encodes MMTTRIDVRALSKSFILHTQGGVRIPVFADLDMKVHAGECVCLHGPSGAGKSTLLRSLYANYKPDGGQILVMHDGATVDLASAEPWRVVEVRRRTMGYVSQFLRVIPRVSTLDIVADPAQMRGVAREQAEARAGDLLSRLNIPRRLWSLAPATFSGGEQQRVNIARSFVVDYPVLLLDEPTASLDAANRQTVIALIREAKAKGTAVVGIFHDAEVRDAVADRLFEVAQFQRAA; translated from the coding sequence ATGATGACGACGAGAATAGACGTCAGGGCACTCAGCAAGAGTTTCATCCTTCACACGCAGGGAGGCGTGCGAATACCAGTATTCGCGGATCTCGATATGAAGGTTCATGCCGGTGAATGCGTGTGTCTGCACGGGCCGTCCGGTGCAGGCAAATCGACCCTGCTGCGCTCGCTCTATGCCAACTACAAACCGGATGGCGGCCAGATACTAGTGATGCACGACGGCGCGACCGTCGATCTCGCCAGTGCCGAACCCTGGCGCGTGGTGGAGGTTCGCCGCCGCACGATGGGCTATGTCAGCCAGTTCCTGCGCGTGATCCCGCGCGTCTCGACGCTCGACATCGTCGCTGATCCAGCGCAGATGCGCGGCGTGGCGCGCGAGCAGGCCGAGGCGCGCGCCGGCGATCTCCTTAGCCGGCTGAATATACCGCGGCGGCTATGGTCGCTGGCTCCGGCGACCTTCTCCGGTGGTGAGCAGCAGCGGGTCAATATCGCCCGCAGCTTCGTTGTCGACTATCCCGTTCTTCTCCTTGACGAGCCGACGGCCTCGCTCGATGCCGCCAATCGCCAGACCGTGATCGCGCTGATCCGCGAGGCCAAGGCGAAGGGCACCGCTGTCGTCGGCATCTTCCACGACGCGGAAGTGCGCGATGCCGTCGCTGATCGCCTGTTTGAAGTCGCACAGTTTCAGAGGGCTGCATGA
- the phnK gene encoding carbon-phosphorus lyase subunit PhnK, translating to MTVAVLQKADSQPSAVSASRKPLLKVEGLNKTFGRTVACRNIDLTLYPGEVIGIVGESGSGKSTLLNCISGRLAPDGGSVAYDLRRGGGDAPLVDILTLSEPERRMLMRTDWGFVHQNPRDGLRMAVSAGGNIGERPMAIGARHYGDIRREAEDWLARVEIDVGRIDDKPRVFSGGMQQRLQIARNLVTRPRLVFMDEPTGGLDVSVQARLLDLLRGLVRDLGIAAVVVTHDLAVVRLLADRLMVMWRGDVVEEGLTDQVLDDPHHPYTQLLVSSVLQA from the coding sequence ATGACTGTCGCCGTGCTTCAGAAGGCGGATAGCCAACCTTCGGCGGTGTCCGCTAGTCGCAAGCCGCTGTTGAAGGTGGAAGGTCTCAACAAGACCTTCGGGCGCACGGTCGCTTGCCGGAACATCGACCTCACGCTTTATCCCGGCGAGGTCATCGGCATCGTCGGTGAATCCGGTTCCGGCAAGTCGACCCTGCTGAATTGCATCTCGGGCAGACTGGCCCCGGATGGCGGCTCGGTGGCCTATGACCTGCGGCGCGGCGGCGGCGATGCGCCGCTTGTCGATATTCTCACCTTGTCCGAGCCCGAGCGGCGCATGCTGATGCGCACCGACTGGGGCTTCGTTCACCAGAACCCGCGTGACGGGCTTCGCATGGCGGTGAGTGCCGGCGGCAATATCGGCGAGCGGCCGATGGCCATCGGCGCGCGCCACTACGGCGATATCCGCCGGGAAGCCGAGGACTGGCTGGCTCGGGTCGAGATCGACGTCGGACGTATCGATGACAAGCCGCGCGTCTTTTCCGGCGGCATGCAGCAGCGCCTGCAGATCGCCCGCAACCTGGTGACGCGGCCGCGCCTCGTCTTCATGGATGAGCCGACCGGCGGCCTCGACGTCTCGGTGCAGGCGCGCCTGCTCGATCTCCTGCGCGGGCTGGTGCGCGACCTCGGCATCGCGGCCGTGGTGGTGACCCATGATCTCGCGGTGGTGCGGCTGCTGGCCGACCGCCTGATGGTGATGTGGCGCGGCGACGTGGTGGAGGAGGGGCTCACCGACCAGGTGCTCGACGATCCTCACCATCCCTACACGCAGCTTTTGGTCTCATCCGTGTTGCAGGCGTGA
- the phnJ gene encoding carbon-phosphorus lyase core complex subunit PhnJ codes for MTSDYNFAYLDEQTKRMIRRTLLKALAIPGYQVPFGGREMPLAYGWGTGGIQVTASIIGPQDVLKVIDQGADDTTNAVSIRRFFERVADVATTESTTDATIIQTRHRIPEAPLLEGQILVYQVPQPEPLRRLEPRETETRKMHAYGEYGLMQVKLYEDIAQFGHIATTYDYPVIVNGRYLTAPSPIPKFDNPKMQDNPAIQLFGAGREKRIYAIPPYTSVKSLDFDDHPFTVQRWDGACALCGATDSYLDEVVLDDKGKRMFVCSDTDYCGQRRAEGHVGEQPDVADALASEVTP; via the coding sequence ATGACCAGCGACTACAACTTCGCCTATCTGGACGAACAGACCAAGCGGATGATCCGGCGGACGCTTTTGAAGGCGCTTGCCATTCCCGGTTACCAGGTGCCGTTCGGCGGCCGCGAAATGCCGCTGGCCTATGGCTGGGGCACCGGCGGTATCCAGGTTACGGCCAGCATCATCGGGCCGCAGGACGTTCTCAAGGTGATCGACCAGGGCGCCGACGACACCACGAATGCGGTGTCGATCCGCAGGTTCTTCGAGCGTGTCGCCGATGTCGCGACAACCGAATCGACGACGGACGCCACCATCATCCAGACGCGCCACCGTATTCCGGAGGCGCCCTTGCTCGAGGGGCAGATCCTCGTCTACCAGGTGCCGCAGCCCGAGCCGCTGCGCCGGCTGGAGCCCCGCGAGACCGAGACGCGCAAGATGCACGCCTATGGCGAATACGGGCTGATGCAGGTGAAGCTCTACGAGGACATCGCTCAGTTCGGCCATATCGCGACGACCTACGACTATCCCGTCATCGTCAACGGCCGCTATCTCACCGCGCCCTCGCCGATCCCGAAATTCGACAATCCCAAGATGCAGGATAATCCGGCGATCCAGCTCTTCGGTGCTGGTCGCGAGAAGCGCATCTACGCGATCCCGCCGTATACCAGCGTGAAGAGCCTCGATTTCGACGATCATCCCTTCACGGTCCAGCGCTGGGACGGCGCCTGCGCGCTCTGCGGCGCCACGGACAGCTACCTCGATGAGGTGGTGCTCGATGACAAGGGCAAGCGCATGTTCGTCTGCTCCGACACGGATTATTGCGGCCAGCGCCGGGCCGAGGGCCATGTCGGCGAGCAGCCCGATGTGGCCGATGCGCTCGCCTCGGAGGTGACGCCATGA
- the phnI gene encoding carbon-phosphorus lyase core complex subunit PhnI, with translation MYVAVKGGERAILNSHKLVAEERRGDPAIAELSLAQITEQFRLAVDRVMNEGSVYDPELAALALKQAQGDSVEAIFLLRAYRTTLPRIAVSRPIETADMAVRRRISATYKDMPGGQVLGPTYDYTHRLLDFALAAEGNKAPQAQQAETPLPETMLPVLDILAHEGLIEEEVADREGEPVFDVTRDPMSFPAGRDQRLQNLARGDEGFVLGLAYSTTRGYGGSHPFVGELRLGEVSVEIVPEELGFPIDIGEITVTECQMINQFKGSAEKPPQFTRGYGLSFGHCERKAMAMSLVDRALRCRELGEDALYPAQDDEFVLSHTDNVEAVGFVTHFKLPHYVDFQAELELVRKMRAEQARVEPQEAAE, from the coding sequence ATGTATGTCGCGGTGAAGGGTGGCGAGCGCGCTATCCTGAATTCCCACAAGCTTGTGGCGGAGGAGCGTCGCGGGGACCCCGCGATCGCCGAACTCAGCCTCGCGCAGATCACCGAGCAGTTCCGCCTGGCCGTCGATCGCGTCATGAACGAGGGCTCGGTCTACGATCCCGAACTGGCGGCGCTGGCGCTGAAACAGGCCCAAGGCGACAGCGTGGAGGCCATTTTCCTTCTGCGCGCCTATCGCACCACCTTGCCGCGCATTGCGGTGTCCCGGCCCATCGAAACGGCTGATATGGCCGTGCGCCGCCGCATCTCGGCCACCTACAAGGACATGCCCGGCGGGCAGGTTCTCGGCCCGACCTACGATTACACCCATCGCCTGCTCGATTTCGCGCTGGCGGCCGAGGGCAACAAGGCGCCGCAGGCCCAGCAAGCCGAAACGCCCTTGCCGGAGACCATGTTGCCGGTGCTCGATATTCTCGCCCATGAGGGCCTGATCGAGGAGGAGGTCGCTGACCGGGAAGGCGAGCCGGTCTTCGACGTCACCCGCGATCCCATGTCCTTTCCCGCTGGCCGCGACCAGCGGCTGCAGAACCTCGCCCGGGGCGACGAGGGCTTTGTGCTGGGACTCGCCTACTCGACGACACGCGGTTATGGCGGCAGCCACCCCTTCGTGGGTGAATTGCGGCTGGGTGAGGTATCCGTCGAGATCGTGCCGGAAGAGCTCGGCTTTCCCATCGACATCGGCGAGATCACCGTCACCGAATGCCAGATGATCAACCAGTTCAAAGGCTCGGCGGAGAAACCGCCGCAGTTCACGCGCGGCTATGGGCTGAGCTTCGGACATTGCGAGCGCAAGGCCATGGCCATGTCGCTGGTCGACCGGGCGCTGCGCTGCAGGGAGCTGGGCGAGGATGCGCTCTATCCCGCCCAGGACGACGAATTCGTCCTCTCGCATACAGACAATGTGGAGGCCGTCGGCTTCGTCACCCATTTCAAGCTGCCCCACTACGTGGATTTCCAGGCGGAGCTTGAACTCGTGCGAAAGATGCGGGCGGAGCAGGCGCGGGTCGAACCGCAGGAGGCCGCGGAATGA
- the phnH gene encoding Alpha-D-ribose 1-methylphosphonate 5-triphosphate synthase subunit PhnH: MTLAFDTAGLEPGFSNPVFDSQSVFRNVLNAIAYPGAVEHLAHRPGTPEGVNPAMAAVALTLCDLDTPVWCDAALTSEAVSTYLRFHCGAPIVAEPAEARFALIGDAVTMPRLAAFAAGDERYPDRSATLVVAVPSLTEGPRRHWSGPGILRRRTVAVAGLPDWFWEDWALNQGLYPLGVDVLFACDDAVLGLPRGIAVKE; the protein is encoded by the coding sequence ATGACGCTTGCATTCGACACGGCTGGACTTGAGCCTGGCTTCTCCAATCCGGTTTTCGACAGCCAGTCCGTATTCCGCAATGTGCTGAACGCCATCGCCTATCCCGGCGCGGTCGAACATCTCGCGCACAGGCCGGGTACGCCCGAGGGGGTCAACCCGGCGATGGCTGCGGTGGCGCTGACGCTATGCGACCTCGACACGCCCGTCTGGTGTGATGCCGCGCTGACGAGCGAGGCGGTATCGACGTATCTGCGTTTCCATTGCGGCGCACCTATTGTGGCCGAACCGGCGGAGGCGCGTTTCGCGCTGATCGGCGATGCGGTGACCATGCCACGCCTCGCCGCCTTTGCGGCGGGTGACGAGCGTTATCCCGATCGTTCCGCCACCCTGGTCGTCGCCGTGCCTTCTCTGACTGAAGGGCCGCGGCGCCATTGGTCCGGGCCGGGCATTCTCCGCCGCCGGACGGTTGCGGTCGCTGGCCTGCCGGACTGGTTCTGGGAGGATTGGGCGCTCAATCAGGGACTTTATCCGCTCGGTGTAGACGTCCTTTTTGCGTGCGACGATGCGGTCTTGGGTCTGCCCCGGGGCATCGCGGTCAAGGAGTAG
- the phnG gene encoding carbon-phosphorus lyase core complex subunit PhnG — translation MTSMRAVGQGDDDRVEARRSWLGVLARAPRDELEAAFAHVPECPEHRFLRQPEIGLVMVQGRAGGSGNAFNLGEMTVTRCALQLADGTVGLGYVQGRDRRRAEIAAILDALLQVPERHADLEKVVLAPLAAAQAARRDARSRKAASTKVEFFTMVRGDNPQ, via the coding sequence ATGACGAGCATGAGGGCAGTCGGGCAGGGCGATGACGACAGGGTTGAGGCAAGGCGATCGTGGCTGGGCGTGCTCGCGCGCGCGCCACGCGACGAGCTCGAGGCCGCTTTCGCGCATGTGCCGGAATGCCCGGAGCATCGGTTCCTGCGTCAGCCCGAGATCGGCCTCGTCATGGTGCAGGGCCGCGCCGGTGGCAGCGGCAATGCCTTCAATCTCGGTGAGATGACGGTGACCCGTTGTGCCCTGCAACTCGCCGATGGCACGGTTGGCCTCGGCTATGTGCAGGGGCGCGATCGCCGCCGCGCGGAGATTGCTGCGATTCTCGATGCGCTGTTGCAGGTGCCGGAGCGCCACGCCGACCTGGAAAAGGTCGTTCTTGCGCCGCTCGCGGCGGCGCAGGCGGCACGGCGCGATGCCCGCAGCCGCAAGGCGGCGTCGACCAAGGTCGAGTTCTTCACGATGGTACGGGGAGACAATCCGCAATGA
- a CDS encoding Transcriptional regulator PhnF: protein MEASPARDGSPKARKAAPPLWQKVATALRTEIRDQTLKPGEQIMPEAALSEHFSVSRFTTRRALAELEKEGLIRIEHGRGLFVAEDTVPYAVGERTRFTDNMRRFNIAGDREILSTAIETADPLVCERLELARGADVLVIDTLSSVDGRPMGLSQNFYPADRFRGLDTVLRETVSHTKALQAFGVHDYTRKCTWIISRMPTAREARFLKIARTRPILETQKVDIDANGRPIAFGISANCGDRMQIIIE, encoded by the coding sequence ATGGAAGCATCGCCGGCCAGAGACGGCTCCCCCAAGGCGCGGAAGGCAGCCCCTCCCCTGTGGCAGAAGGTTGCGACGGCCCTGCGTACCGAGATTCGCGATCAGACATTGAAGCCCGGCGAGCAGATCATGCCGGAGGCAGCACTCTCCGAGCACTTCTCCGTCAGCCGCTTCACGACCCGCAGGGCGCTCGCCGAACTTGAGAAGGAAGGGCTCATCCGCATCGAACACGGCCGGGGCCTCTTCGTCGCCGAAGACACCGTGCCCTATGCGGTGGGCGAGCGGACGCGTTTCACCGACAACATGCGCCGCTTCAACATCGCCGGGGACCGCGAGATCCTCTCGACCGCCATCGAAACGGCCGATCCGCTCGTCTGCGAGCGGCTGGAGTTGGCACGCGGCGCGGATGTCCTCGTCATCGACACCTTGTCCTCGGTTGACGGGCGCCCCATGGGTCTCAGCCAGAATTTCTATCCGGCCGACCGGTTCCGTGGTCTCGATACCGTGTTGCGCGAGACGGTCTCCCATACCAAGGCCCTGCAGGCCTTCGGCGTCCACGACTACACACGCAAATGCACGTGGATCATCAGCCGGATGCCGACAGCCCGCGAGGCTCGTTTCTTGAAGATCGCGCGAACCCGGCCGATTCTCGAGACGCAGAAGGTCGACATCGACGCCAATGGCCGCCCCATCGCTTTCGGCATCAGCGCCAACTGCGGCGATCGCATGCAGATCATCATTGAGTAG
- a CDS encoding hypothetical protein (Evidence 5 : Unknown function) — MQQFSDRLGSCFPCRLSLAVYIVDEIALANIILAKYFVGWSAAKLTVWAARRATQ, encoded by the coding sequence GTGCAACAATTCAGTGACAGGCTGGGATCGTGCTTTCCATGCCGGCTCTCACTGGCTGTGTATATTGTTGATGAAATTGCGCTGGCTAACATTATTCTGGCTAAATACTTCGTCGGATGGTCGGCAGCGAAGCTGACGGTGTGGGCCGCGAGACGGGCTACTCAATGA
- the phnC gene encoding phosphonate/phosphate ABC transporter ATP binding subunit, giving the protein MLSIRDVSRQFATKTAVDNVSLDIESGGFIGVIGRSGAGKSTLLRMINRLVDPTSGRIFFNGVDVTGLHGRELRRWRQSAAMIFQQFNLSGRLDVLTNVLMGRLNHVPAPRAVLKLWSEEDKAIALSALEQFDIAGLAAQRAESLSGGQQQRVAIARALVQEPQIVLADEPVASLDPRNTKIVMDALLRINKHYGITVLCNLHSLDLARTYCDRLIGIAAGRVVFDGAPEALTEDVARDLYGLEAEEVLGKTAAVPRPQAAMASAISIPA; this is encoded by the coding sequence TTGCTCAGCATTCGCGATGTCTCGCGCCAGTTTGCAACGAAGACGGCCGTCGACAACGTCTCGCTGGACATTGAATCCGGTGGCTTTATCGGAGTCATCGGGCGTTCCGGCGCAGGAAAATCGACCCTGCTGCGCATGATCAATCGCCTTGTCGACCCGACGAGCGGCCGCATTTTCTTCAATGGCGTCGATGTCACCGGCCTGCATGGCCGCGAACTCCGCCGATGGCGCCAATCCGCCGCGATGATCTTTCAGCAGTTCAACCTTTCCGGCCGGCTCGATGTGCTCACCAATGTGCTCATGGGCCGGCTTAATCATGTTCCGGCCCCGCGCGCTGTGCTGAAGTTGTGGTCCGAGGAAGACAAGGCCATCGCGCTGTCGGCACTTGAACAGTTCGATATAGCGGGCCTCGCAGCTCAACGGGCCGAAAGCCTGTCCGGCGGCCAGCAGCAGCGTGTCGCAATCGCCCGGGCCCTGGTGCAGGAGCCGCAGATCGTCCTCGCCGACGAACCGGTCGCCTCGCTTGATCCGCGCAACACCAAGATCGTCATGGACGCGCTACTGCGCATCAACAAGCACTACGGCATCACCGTCCTGTGCAACCTGCATTCGCTCGATCTCGCACGGACCTATTGCGATCGCCTCATCGGCATCGCCGCTGGCCGGGTCGTCTTCGACGGCGCGCCGGAAGCGCTGACAGAAGATGTGGCGCGCGATCTCTACGGACTTGAGGCCGAGGAAGTGCTCGGAAAAACCGCCGCCGTACCGCGACCGCAGGCCGCGATGGCGAGCGCGATATCCATCCCGGCCTGA
- a CDS encoding Phosphonate transport system substrate-binding protein — protein sequence MFNRRLVIAAAVGLFTTGAAFAQDWKAQYPELTFAIIPAENASGVTERYNPLMTYLSKELGVPVKLRIANDYAAVIEGQRSGNIHIASYGPSSFARALMTGVNTEAFAIETNLDGTKGYYSVFYVKKDSPYQKIEDLKGKNLGLVDPNSTSGNNVPRFALDQMKIDPAAFFGKVVYTGSHENAVIALNQGTVDVAANWWNDEQESNLLRMARKNMVNADDFRIIFKSEQIVNSPMAMLSTLPPDLKTKIRQAFMDIQTKDKAAFDKIYDGKQGPWQPVDNAAYKPIIELNSFVDSLRKKSS from the coding sequence ATGTTCAACCGTCGTCTCGTTATCGCGGCCGCCGTCGGCCTCTTTACCACGGGTGCCGCCTTCGCGCAGGATTGGAAAGCCCAGTATCCGGAACTCACCTTCGCGATCATTCCGGCCGAGAATGCCTCGGGCGTAACCGAGCGCTACAACCCGCTGATGACGTATCTTTCCAAGGAACTCGGCGTTCCTGTGAAGCTGCGCATCGCCAATGACTACGCGGCGGTCATCGAAGGCCAGCGCTCCGGCAACATCCACATCGCCTCCTACGGCCCCTCCTCCTTCGCCCGCGCGTTGATGACCGGCGTGAACACGGAAGCCTTCGCGATCGAGACAAACCTCGACGGCACGAAGGGCTACTACTCGGTGTTCTATGTGAAGAAGGACAGCCCCTACCAGAAGATCGAAGATCTGAAGGGCAAGAACCTCGGCCTCGTCGACCCGAACTCCACCTCCGGCAACAACGTTCCGCGCTTTGCCCTTGACCAGATGAAGATCGACCCCGCCGCCTTCTTCGGCAAGGTTGTCTACACCGGCAGCCACGAGAACGCCGTCATCGCCCTGAACCAGGGCACCGTCGACGTCGCCGCCAACTGGTGGAACGACGAGCAGGAATCGAACCTCCTGCGCATGGCCCGCAAGAACATGGTCAATGCGGACGATTTCCGCATCATTTTCAAGTCCGAGCAGATCGTGAACTCGCCGATGGCCATGCTCTCGACCCTGCCGCCGGACCTGAAGACCAAGATCCGCCAGGCGTTCATGGACATCCAGACGAAGGACAAGGCCGCCTTCGACAAGATCTATGACGGCAAGCAAGGCCCCTGGCAGCCGGTCGACAATGCTGCCTACAAGCCGATCATCGAGCTGAACAGCTTCGTGGACAGCCTCCGCAAGAAGTCGAGCTGA
- a CDS encoding Phosphonate transport system permease protein, translated as MTASVPILPPAQSQALALRYDQDLAARRRRVMLGIAIFIAAMATSGWMTDVDLGKLFQNIGAFASYIVRLAHLSNGEPVWTDFGEWFWGLGKWTRLLGETLIIAYLGTALGAVCAFILSFPAALNLTPSPRIRFVARRFLEFCRSVPEIVFALVFVIAFGLGPIPGVLALAIHGTGALGKLFSEIVENIEMAPVEGIRATGAGRIAVIRFAVLPQVLSGFVSYTLLRFEINVRSAAVMGFVGAGGIGQDLLEAIRKFYYSDVSAILILIIITVMVIDMVTERIRHALTGMPS; from the coding sequence ATGACCGCATCCGTACCCATCCTGCCGCCGGCGCAGAGCCAGGCGCTCGCCCTCCGGTATGACCAGGACCTTGCGGCCCGGCGCCGCCGCGTCATGCTCGGCATCGCGATTTTCATCGCTGCCATGGCGACCTCGGGGTGGATGACGGATGTCGATCTCGGCAAACTCTTCCAGAACATCGGCGCCTTCGCCTCCTATATCGTCCGGCTTGCCCATCTTTCGAATGGCGAGCCCGTCTGGACGGACTTCGGCGAGTGGTTCTGGGGCCTCGGCAAGTGGACCCGCCTCCTCGGCGAGACGCTGATCATCGCCTATCTCGGCACGGCGCTCGGCGCCGTCTGCGCGTTTATCCTGAGCTTTCCCGCCGCCCTCAATCTCACGCCATCCCCGCGCATTCGCTTCGTGGCGCGACGCTTCCTGGAATTCTGCCGCAGCGTCCCCGAAATCGTCTTCGCGCTCGTCTTCGTCATCGCCTTCGGCCTCGGCCCCATACCGGGCGTGCTGGCCCTCGCCATCCACGGCACCGGGGCACTCGGCAAACTGTTCTCGGAAATCGTCGAGAACATCGAAATGGCCCCGGTCGAGGGCATCCGCGCCACCGGCGCCGGCCGCATCGCCGTCATCCGCTTCGCGGTACTCCCACAGGTCCTGTCGGGCTTCGTCAGCTACACCCTGCTGCGTTTCGAGATCAACGTCCGCAGCGCCGCGGTGATGGGCTTCGTGGGCGCGGGCGGCATCGGCCAGGACCTCCTGGAAGCCATCCGCAAGTTCTATTATTCGGATGTCAGCGCGATCCTTATCCTGATCATCATAACCGTGATGGTGATCGACATGGTCACCGAGCGCATCCGCCATGCGCTGACGGGAATGCCCTCATGA
- the phnE gene encoding Phosphonate transport system permease protein PhnE: MNAPSSLPRGAHSPSKVNRLREDALRELPQLRTRHAEAFRRVTRNGVLGVMLAAVLLAIFIYGFAELGFSFAKMIAGLDQLGKFVVLMWPPTPGTMSRFLLFLHALGETVAIAALGTVLAACIALPFGFLAAKNVVANRVVHFLSRRLLDTVRGVDTLIWALLWVNVVGLGPFAGVLAIMCSDTGALGKLFSEAIETASRRPVEGVMSAGGGRLAAVRFGILPQVLPVFASQVLYFFESNTRSATIIGIVGAGGIGLHLSEQIRTLEWQHVAFLVILILATVAIIDTLSTRLRTAIIGARPAAV, from the coding sequence ATGAACGCGCCCTCATCGCTCCCCCGCGGCGCCCATAGCCCGAGCAAAGTCAATCGCTTGCGCGAGGATGCCCTGCGCGAGCTGCCGCAACTGCGCACCCGGCATGCCGAGGCTTTCCGCCGCGTGACACGCAACGGCGTCCTCGGCGTTATGCTCGCTGCCGTGCTGCTCGCCATTTTCATATACGGTTTCGCGGAACTTGGCTTCTCCTTCGCAAAAATGATCGCGGGCCTCGATCAGCTCGGCAAGTTCGTCGTTCTCATGTGGCCGCCAACACCCGGCACCATGAGCCGCTTTCTCCTGTTCCTGCACGCCCTTGGCGAAACGGTCGCGATCGCCGCGCTTGGAACGGTGCTGGCGGCATGCATCGCCCTTCCCTTCGGGTTCCTGGCCGCCAAGAATGTCGTCGCCAACCGCGTCGTCCATTTCCTGTCGCGCCGCCTGCTCGACACGGTTCGGGGCGTCGATACGCTAATCTGGGCCCTGCTGTGGGTGAATGTCGTCGGGCTCGGCCCCTTTGCCGGCGTCCTCGCCATCATGTGCTCCGATACCGGCGCCCTCGGGAAGCTTTTCTCCGAGGCGATCGAAACAGCGAGCCGCCGGCCGGTGGAAGGCGTCATGTCGGCGGGGGGCGGGCGGTTGGCGGCCGTGCGTTTCGGCATCCTTCCTCAGGTGCTGCCCGTGTTTGCGAGCCAGGTGCTCTATTTCTTCGAATCCAATACGCGTTCGGCCACCATCATAGGTATTGTCGGCGCAGGGGGAATCGGGCTTCATCTATCCGAGCAAATTCGCACGCTCGAATGGCAGCATGTGGCATTCCTCGTCATTCTCATCCTGGCGACGGTTGCTATCATCGACACGCTTTCCACACGGCTGCGAACCGCGATCATCGGCGCGCGACCAGCAGCCGTATGA